CTCGCGAAACCATTGTGGgtatcgcttctcggccttttggctaagaTCAAGAAAAAGATCGCGAGAAGTACCCGCGGGATCCACAAGGAGGTGCGATGTCGACATCGGCCACATCACAGTCAGCAGCCGCTGGACTGAAGAACACGCTGCGTTTTCAATGGACCGGAAATGATAGTTTGATGGAGAGATTTCGTTTTGGGAAGGAAGTTCTTTTTGGACCGCTACGCCTGACAGCAGACGACGTGCACTGCCTGCAACAGAACACACCGGAGAAGTTTTACGACGTGTCGTTCTACACCATCACCAGGCTGGAGGAGGTGAGAGGGCTTTTCCGCGCGAACGCGACAGCACCCGCCCTCAGTGCGTTTCAAGTGGAGTCCCTGTGCAGGCACAACATGAGGGTGCTAACGGTGCACATGTTCAACCCATGGGTCACAGAGGAAACATTAGTGTGCTACCTCAGCCGGTACGTGACCATCTTGCCAGGAGTGAGAGACATTAAGGACGCCCTGGGCATCTGGACAGGGAAGAGGCAGTTTCGTGTGCTGCTAAAGGAGGACGAGAGCGGCCATGATGGCTACCGCCATCCACCCGCTTCTTTTTCCATCGGAGCAGACAGGGGCTACCTTATGTATGCTGGTCAGCCTCGTTTCTGCAGGAAGTGCAGCACCTACGGGCACCTCGCTGATGCCTGCACCCAGACAAGGTGCAGAAACTGTGGGACTCTGGGCCATATAATGAGGGATTGCACCGTGCCCAAGCGCTGCAGTCTGTGCAACTCAGAGGACCACCTGTTCCGTCACTGCCCGAAGGCAGCCCCCTCTTACGCCAGAGCGGTGAGCGGGAAAAGAGCGGAGAGCGACAAAAGACCAGAGAGCGGGAAAATACCAGACGAGGGAGAAGGAATGGAACTACGCGCCattgaggaggtggtggaggagctggtgatggagagagaactgCGAGGGTCCGAGGAGAGCGGGAGTGAGACGCCATCATCATCCCACGAGGAGAGCGGAGAGACCGACGGGAGTTGGAACAAGCaagtggagggggagaagggagagcccACCGCGCCCTCGGCTCAGGAGAGCTGGACaacggtgagagagaggaggaagtgctCGGTGAAGAGGAAGCAGATGAGCCCTGTTTCCCCACTCATCAGCATGGAGGCGACGGAGAAGTCTGCTCTGGGGGGAAACCGTTTCAGTGTTTTGGAAAGCGGGAGGTCTGAGGAGAAAGGCGAGGGAAACCCGGGCAGCGCAGAGGAGACTCTGCTTTCCCCGTCAGGCAGCTCCATCGACAGCAGCGGTCTGGCACCCAGCGGTGTTCCAGCGCCCACACAGATGGAGGAGGAAAGGGTTTTCCCAACCAAGATCCTTGTGGACAGTCCTCCCGCTGGAGACCACCGTTTCCCGGATAGGCCTCCTAACGAGGAGATGTATTTAAAGTGAGTATGGAAAAATGTCATATTTTAGATAGTAGTCCGTTTCCCTCCTTATCCCATGTCGTCTTTTTTAAACCTAGCTAGCATAAATGTTAGAGGGCTTAGGAACCCAGTTAAAAGGGCGACTGTTTTTTCCCATTTGTCCTCCATTTGCTTCTCTGTGTGTTTTTTACAAGAAGTACATTTAAAAGATCAAAATGACGTGGAGAGGTTTACGCAGGAATGGGTTCAGGGAGAGTCGAGGTGGAGTGTAGGCGGGGTGCATTCAACAGGGGTTGGGGTGCTATGTGGGAATAGGGATTTAAAAATAGTAGGGAGTTTTTCGGCTGTACACGGGAGGGTTTTAATAGTAGATATCGATTGGAGGGGTAAATGTTTTAGATTTATTAACGTGTATGCACCATCGACACCCAAGGAAAGGAGGGAAATGCTTAACGACCTAGACGCTATTTTTATGACAAACAGACAGGTGTTTATGGGGGGAGATTTTAATGTATCATACGACCGAGGTAATCTAGGAGGGCATCTTGTAAAAAGTTTAATAGGTAAATATAATTTGGTTGATACGTATAGAGTGGAGCACGCGGATGATACAGGTTTCACTTGGGAAAACAGCAGGGGCGCGAGGAGCCGAATAGATTATCTGTTTGCTCCGCGTGGACTCGGTGTGTCCTCTGCGCGCGTCACTCCGGTATTCTATTCGGACCACAGCTGCCTGTCCGTGACAGTAGAATTAAAAACAATTGAATTTGGAAAAGGGTATTGGAAAATTAATAACGGCATTTTACATGACACAACTTTTGAGAGAAGATTTAGGTCTTTTTTCCAGGGTTGTGTAACTATGAAACCGTTTTATTCTACTGTCATAGAGTGGTGGGAGAGCACAAAATTAAGAATCAAGATTTTTATTCAGAACTTTTGCAAAGACAAAGTACGTAATACCCACAAAGATTTTTATGAATTGCAGAATGAACTAAAAGATCTACACATCCAAGGTAATTTGAATGGTGGTGGATTAGATAAAGACAAATTATGTATCCTACAGAAAAAGCAGCATGCTTTTTTTGAAAAGAAAGCTCGAGACTTCATGTTTAAAAGTCAGCAGGATAAATGGGAAAATGATGAGAAGTGCTCTGCATATTTTTTCAAACAAATTAAATCACGGGGAAAGAGGAGGACTATTTCGGCTTTATTGGACCAAGATGGGGAGATGGTTGAGGATGGAGATGGCATGCTTGGTGTCGCTACACATCACTTTTCTCAGCTATTTCAAAAACAAACAATTGATTATGAGAAGGggactacatttttaaaatgcgTGGATGTGCAGATACCTTTAGATATTAGAGACCAATTAGAAGGGGAATTGAAATTAGATGAAATTTATATGGCACTGAAGAGCATGAAAGATAACAAAGTACCAGGAGTGGATGGGCTCTCTAAAGAGTTTTACATCGTTTTTTGGGATTTAATTGGATGTCATCTGTTGGAAGTGTTTAGAAGTATATTTGGTTTGGAGCATATGGGAGGTTCGATGTGCGAGGGGGTAATCTCTCTACTTTACAAAAAGGGAGACCCCAAGACATTAGCAAATTGGAGACCTTTAACAATGTTGTGTGTTGACTATAAATTATTAAGCAAAGCCATAACTAATCGCCTATCATCTGCCATGGCATATGTTGTTGGTTTAGACCAAACATGCGGTGTGGTGGGGAGAAAAATAACCTGGAACTTGCAATTGCACAGAGACGTTCAAGCATATTTAGAGGAAAGGCACTTGCCAGCTATTACTGTGAATTTGGACCAGGAAAAAGCCTTTGACATGGTAAGCCATGAGTTTTTATTTAGAGTTATGGGAAAATTTGGGTTTGGAAATAATTTTATGA
This genomic window from Salvelinus fontinalis isolate EN_2023a unplaced genomic scaffold, ASM2944872v1 scaffold_1312, whole genome shotgun sequence contains:
- the LOC129848980 gene encoding uncharacterized protein LOC129848980, whose protein sequence is MSTSATSQSAAAGLKNTLRFQWTGNDSLMERFRFGKEVLFGPLRLTADDVHCLQQNTPEKFYDVSFYTITRLEEVRGLFRANATAPALSAFQVESLCRHNMRVLTVHMFNPWVTEETLVCYLSRYVTILPGVRDIKDALGIWTGKRQFRVLLKEDESGHDGYRHPPASFSIGADRGYLMYAGQPRFCRKCSTYGHLADACTQTRCRNCGTLGHIMRDCTVPKRCSLCNSEDHLFRHCPKAAPSYARAVSGKRAESDKRPESGKIPDEGEGMELRAIEEVVEELVMERELRGSEESGSETPSSSHEESGETDGSWNKQVEGEKGEPTAPSAQESWTTVRERRKCSVKRKQMSPVSPLISMEATEKSALGGNRFSVLESGRSEEKGEGNPGSAEETLLSPSGSSIDSSGLAPSGVPAPTQMEEERVFPTKILVDSPPAGDHRFPDRPPNEEMYLKFII